In Gossypium hirsutum isolate 1008001.06 chromosome D01, Gossypium_hirsutum_v2.1, whole genome shotgun sequence, the genomic window gagtcaattctccagccattgctgaaatcgtacaaatttttacggtttaaaaaaataatttttttaaaattatttaaaaataggtatttaaatgaaatttaagaaaaacttgagagcaaattgagattaaatatggatttgagagaaatttggaaggaatttgagagcaaattgagaggaaatttagaggaaattgataggaaatttgagagaggattagtttgtgaaaaaaatggggtgggggtatttatagttttttttggaccgttggggggggcaacggtcaaaaaaatgaccgttgcactgttcacgcgcggggcAAATCGCGTCCCCAGGAGCGCGCTACTCGTCAGCAAATTACATCCACGACAAGGCactttgctgacgtggacacaaaCCGTGCTTACGTGGACACGATTTGCTGCCACGTCAGCAAACCGCTTTGacatggacgcgatttgctgacatgTCCCTTGACATCGCGCTAACGTGGACGCGATTTAGGGAAAAAGGGTCCATtccagtaaataataaaataccgggcccatttcggtaaatttaaaaaaattaggcttTTAATAGTAAATTGCCCTCAATCTATACCATTATCATTCATTAATAtggaaattataaataataataaaaaaaggttggAATTGACTATTGTTTAGTTGACTTTCTATAAGGGAgaagtcaaaattttttttgaggtgaaactaaattgtatatttttataatagtaaaaatataattttatcatttgaatagcctttataatttttaaatgattaaattaattttttatcatattggGGGCCCAAAGTGCAAATtcattactattttaaaattttaagagctTAAATggacaatttttcattttaagggggaCTGGGGCCCCTGCTTGCCCCTGAATTCGCAACTGCTCTAAATATGGGAAAATGACCCCAAATGAAACTCAATCAACTCATCACAAGAAATATCGtaaagttttgttttttaaataaaattttaataaatatatttattatataattaaaaaatttatcgtGTTGATAAATAATACTAGAAATCCTATCACATGTGTATGCATGTGAAAATTGTTATTTAGAATacaaatagatatttaaaaataacgtataataaataataaaatgtatggtttagaattaattaatatgaatatatgaaatatgtatgatattaaaataaaaaaattagattaaattgtaagtaaaaccaaatttaaacacataaacacatcaaattaaaaatactaaatacaTACATCAATCCTAAGTTGGTGTCGATTAATTTATGACACAAAATTAGcaacattattaatattaaatctCATCACGCGCCTATACGCATGGATACTAAAAATTTAGAATACAAATGTGTATTTAAACatatgatttaaaattaattaaaataaaaatgaagttttggttaagtgataaatttaagattttactaattaaattgaaacagGTTTAAATATCACTTTATGCATATTCTTATtggtttttttgttaaaataaaaatattaaaatactttcaaataatataacttatattaattataaaagaatatCTCTATAATTTTTCTTAATCGGTGTTCAACTTGTAGAGAAGGGATTTTATGAAACTGTGGTTTCACGTCATTCTTATCATTTTTTAATGGGAAAATGACAAATTCTCTcctgatttttattgtttttagtttgatttgaatttttttaggaggaaaaagctaaaaatcaggagaaaaattttaatttgctgTTCTCCCATTGAAAAGAGATAAAGATGACGTGAAATCAGAGTTTCATACAAATTTTCTCTTAACTTATAATACCAATCACATTATATTCCTATTTATTAGTTCGAGAGGAATTCTAGATAATTCTACACATTTGTCAAAAACtgagtttaaaaaataatttgttgaGACATAATTAATGATTCAATAAAAGAAGAAAGATAGTTTGTTTCGTTCTTAATTAATGATTATTTTAACCATGATCTCATTAAATacatttgtaaaaaagaaaagattCATTAAATAcctaaaaggaaaaaagaaaacccGAAAGAAAAAGGAAGCAGAAACAGGTCATCATCATCGAACATGGCAACTACCAGCTGGATtaataaaccctaaatccctaatttttctcccgaaaattctaaatatttttggattaaaatccATTCAGGTTTGTCGAACATGGCTTCTTCAGAGATCGAGGTGGTACCATCAGAATCAGAACCGAAAACAACCCAACAACAAAACTCTACTCAACAAATTGCTATTATCGACGTCTTCTCGGCCTCTGCCTATGGAGATTTTGACAAACTGAGAAAATTCGTAGAAGAAGATGGTGCCTCACTTGCAACACCTGACGGTAACAGCTATTACGCCCTTCAGTGGGCTGCTCTTAACAACTTCTCAGATATTGCTCAGTACATTATCGATgtaaatgcaattttttttaaactttatggcaggttttatttatttttcttgagacttaaataacttatttattgttaaatataattgaagCATGGTGGAAATGTAAATGCAACTGACAATAACCAGCAGACAGCTCTGCATTGGGCTGCAGTTAAGGGTTCGATTGCTGTGGCAGATGTGCTCTTGCAAAATGGAGCTCGGGTGGAAGCAGCTGATCTCAATGGTTATCGTGTAATTATTTTTGCTTTTATCTTTCGCTTTCTGTTGATTCTTTGTTTTCCATAACTATTAACGGGACTCTAAAATCCTATACCTCTCCGGATCAAGCATCTCCAATAAAATACTGCACTAGGGGTTTGATTTATGCttaaattaatctattttcatCTTCATGCATGCAATAGTAATTACTTTTATTGCAGTGCATCTCAGAACCATTTTTTCTTCTAATGCAGGCAGTTCATATTGCTGCTCAATATGGGCAAACAGCTTTCTTAAATCATATTGTTGCAAAATATCACGCAGAATATGATGCACCTGATAACTGTGGAAGGTCGCCACTTCATTGGTATGTTTATGAAATAGGCTAAATGTATACTTCATAATATTTATTGGTTTAGAGCTTGAGATCATTCAAGTCTAACATAGGCAATTAATTACATTTTTGGACGGAGCCAAATAAGTAGTATTATGCATTCAATATAGTTTTGTagtatgtttttatttttggctcTACTCTGTGCTTTATGCTTTTATGAATGGAAAACAATTATGGTTGGCTGTGGATGAACCACAATCACTTTTTGAATGGGGCTTTTCAGTACTAAGAGGGTGTAGCAATTTGGTGTCATGTTTGTAAGAGGAGGTTTTCCCCTACTATACAAACACGCTAGTACTAAAAGGGTATCGCAATATGGTGCAATATCAGCAGTGGCTTATATTTGGTTGTTGTAGCATATTGGGGAGAATGAAAGCTTTCACATGTGGTTCTGGTTACATTGTCAATGTTAGTCACATACCCAAGCAGGAGGAGACCTGCATTGCCAGTCCCTAGTTCCAACCCCTTTTACCCAAGGAGAGGCGATACCATTGCCTAGGTTGAGGTTCATTGTGGTGTTATTTTTTGAGGTCCTCTCACATGAACCGTTCAATTTGGTGGTCTTGTTATACATCATTAGATCCGAAAGTTATATGGGTTAAATGAAACTTGTAATGGTCAAGTTCTTACATCATGTTCTATATCTTTTACTCATTCTAtctcttcactttttttttatttaattttgtttttttccttcACAACCTTCAAATAACTGTAACTGTTGCAAATCAATCATCCAGTTACCTATCTAGAGGCCAATAACAAGGCCATCAAATACGTTAGAGCACCTTTTAGGGCTGACCATAAAGGACCTCACTCTAGGCATAACTTTTGTTTTGAATGTCACTGGCTTTTGATGTTTGGTGCTTATGTTTTCTTGCAGTAGCTCTTTTCTTCGAAAAGTGTAGTGAATGCTTGTTAACTATAATTTTCGTTCATATGATTTGTTAAACAGGGCTGCATTCAAGGGATTTTCAGATACAATTAGATTGCTTCTATTTCGAGATGCGTTTCAAGGGAAACAAGACATAGAAGGTACTGTGCGATAATTAATTTTTGCACTGTCTGACATGCAAGTTTTGTAGTTGTGTGATGAATCCGTATGGAACTATctttatgatttaaatttttaacgGTGGTGAGAATCTTCTATTTTCTACCTGAACCTGTGATAACTACAATTTATTTAGCGTGCTAAGCTGGAAATTATTGCTTTGATCTTACTACgaagtttttaatgattttgtataTTCATTGCTGCCAGGTTGCACTCCATTGCACTGGGCTGCACTAAGAGGAAATGTAGAGGCATGCATGGTTCTCGTGCATGCAGGCACAAAGCAGGAATTATGGGTAAAAGATAAAGCTGGAAACACCCCCCTTAAGCTTGCATCTGATAAAGGTCATCGGCAGATTGCCCTTCTCCTTGTACGTACTGTTAGTTgtgttttttacattttttactttGAAGACTGTAGTTTCTGAATGTTGTTTCTATAAGGAAATGAGCATTTGGACTTGCCAGTAGTATTGTGTCTGGATTCTCATTAGTTATGATTTTTGCGGACCCTTTAATATTAGGTGCTGCCTTTCTGGGGTGTGTTTGTGCCAGATGTAGTGGAGCTTGAGTCTTGATAGTTTGACTTCAAATATGAAGGATGGGAATAGCATATGTACAATAGATAATTTTGCCGTATAAAACATCATGACAGCCGATAAAATGTGAATATGAAAATATAGAATGGTATTATTAGTTCCATGGTTTAATGTTTTTCATGCTCTACAGTTGCATAATTGGTATAATTTGATGTCTGACTAGAAAGGAGTTCACAAGATGGTTTACACTATTGATATCTGTATCAAATTCTCAAACCATTCCAAGTGATATCCCCTGTTGTtacattcttttaatttttttaaaaaaatcttgtaGATTTTGTGGctgtttaatattttgttattttgattttcagTCTAAAGCAGAAAGAGCCAATAGCAAACGGTTGTTCGACAAAATTCATGGTGGGAAGATGGGGGAAGTTGGTTATGCTCCCATATTATTTTGTGTTATCATTGTTCTAATTATCCTCTTCATCAACTCAGTTCTTGCTAGTGAGTACATTATTATACTTTCATCCATCAACATGTTTGTTTTTGCCATTGATCATGAATAATCCCTTTAAGTTGCATGTAGCTCCAACTCTTCCTAAGGTAACTGCCATTGTTGGactttggggatggattggtgtTTCTCTTGGTATTGGCTCGTTGATAATGTTCTACAGGTGTTGTAGGTAATAGTTTATGCTCTGACTTTTATGTTCATTGAGTTGATTTCACATGTTTTAATTTTTCTGATTTTCTACTTGATATAGTAGTCTTTTTGGAGCTtggtgcatgaaatattattatatagaCTTTTGGTCTCTTTCAATTATATGTTCATGATGCACATTGCATTGTTTGATAGAAGTCTAGAGGTGGCTTTGCTTGGCAAGTGCTTTTTTGACAAATTGGAACATTTGACAAATTTGGAACTGTATAATTAAACTACTAGGTAAAAagaattttattcataatttgtGACCTGTAAATGAAACCATTGTCTGATTTAAACAAATTTTGACTCTTGGCCGAATTCTTTTTTATgctttcttcttgattttctttcACGATTCACTGCAGCAAAGATCCaggttatataaaaaaatctagaAGATTGGATGGCTATGAAGATACAGAGGTATGAGAGTGTTTGtgtaattagttattaacttAATCCTTCAACAGCAGCTAGGTATTAATAAAAGGTCTTGAGTACTGTGGAGAAGGCTGTATCTGGTAGGCACAAATAGCTGCAGCCTTTAAGTGAGCTGGGTCCTGGTGCATATAGTAGCATTGTTTTTCTATAAAGTTTTTACAGTTAGCAGTTCCACTTGCCATGATTGTTTCTAGCATTCACAGTGAAGTTGAGGCTTAGATTGTCTTCAGCAGTAGACTGTCCATTGTGGTGTCATCTGAATTATTTGTACCCATTTAGAAGGAGGAAGTGGGGACTAAAAGTTCTCTAGCATAGCCATTTCTATGCCGTAAATAAAGAGCTTGAGGGCGGACTGTATAAAAGGTCTAGCTTTTGGAGATGCAGAAATTTTTTGTGTGGCATGAGTAGGGTTAAGGGTAGTGGGCTCGTATGTAGACTTAAGAGTTTGGTTGGTTAATTATCTGGACTTGAAGGGGAACTAGAAGGATGGTGTTCGTATCATCTGTATTAAAGCATGTCATCTAGTTGATTATTAGACTCTTGAAATGATTTTTCAGCTATATTTTTATTCCTTCACATTTCAGACTTCGGAAAAATTTTTGTAGCTCGATCAACTGACCATAGGATTGTGGCCTGTAAAGGAACAAACTTCCCTTTTCAGAACTCAGTgcagaattaaaaaaaagaaaaaagacttTAAGCTCTTTACATTtgctgttattttttttattaattgagCCATTATTATATTCTCAATTGGTAGGATCCCTTGCTGAATATTGAGCTGAACAACGCATCTGTATGGACAGGAAACTGGGATCAGCTTTGCCCTACCTGCAAGGTTTCCTGATGAACCTTTTCTTGTTATCATCTATTGCTTTTCTGCATGGATATTCCTCATCTTGCAATGCTGTTTTGACCCAATTTTCTCTATACTGTCAGATAATAAGACCTGTACGTTCTAAGCACTGTCCTATCTGTAAGCACTGTATTGAACAGTTTGACCACCATTGCCCATGGATATCTAACTGCGTAGGAAAGGTAAAGAAATCAGTCTTGAGCTAAATGCGGAAGATAATGATATAATGAATCACTCTTTTTTTACATTATTGGAGTGTAAAGATCATATACCTTTTATTGACTCTTAAATATTTGGTAGTTATTTTCAATTTGAAAGATGTTATTTTTAGCGTCAATAAGAGTATTTATATAAGGATGATATTGATGTCACTTTGGAGCATCTATGACACAATCTGTGGCCCAGCTTTCACATAAGTGCTACAATCCATTCCATCTTTAGCATCTTTGTTTAATTTGTTTGGAACATACTATTCCCCCGCACCCCTTCCCCCTTTTATTTTAGTTTGTCTCATACTTAATGATTTAAACAAGATGTTCTTGGTGAAACTGGTACTGCAATCTGactatttttgttaattttttttccttatctGCTTTACTTACTGTGCACTTGCAGAGAAACAAATGGGATTTCTTTGTTTTCATATGTATGGGAACCTTGACTTCATTCATTGGTGCCTTTGTTGCAGTTCAAAGTATGTGAATTAAGACAAATAAGCCTCTAGTCTTTGTCACCTTTTGTGATTGAGATCGAATTAGTTtttattcaacttatttaatatatttctttGTGTCATTAGGGATATGGACAGCAATACCTGCATTGTCTGCTGGTAAAACATGGATTCATCTTGTGATTGATCATCATCCTGGTATTGTTGCATTTCTCCTTTTGGATGCTCTTGTTTTGACTTCTGCTACAACTTTGACCATAATACAGGCAACCCAGGTAAATGAAGAGTTCATTTTCCTTTATCTGGACTATTTAAAGATTTTAAGGCTGGTTAAGGAATGTAGAAATGGCAAAATTGATTTTGATTGAAGACTGGAAGCAAATAGTTCCCCTTTCTATTTAAGATGATTTGACTATAGCCTTTATTTTCTAATTCAGATAGCTCGGAATATCACCACTAACGAAGTATCAAACGCCATTCGCTATCGGTATCTCCATGGCCCCGAAGGACGGTTTCGGAACCCATATAACCATGGTTGCCGAAAGAATTGTACAGATTTCTTCATTCGTGGTTACACAGATGATGAGATTGCTTGGCCTCCATTACAGAGTGTTGCCAGTTAGAGCAACTAGGGTTAGCTTGTTGTATTGTTTGTTAAGTAGATATACACATCCCAGACCCGACTCATGTTAATGTACAAACCCTTTGCACATTATGACCAGAAGAAAAGGGTAAAAAGGTACAAATAGTTAAAATTCTTTCGTAGAGACATGAGCCTCTTCTATTTGCTTCCTGGTTAAAGGGGGAGAAAACAGAAGCCTGTTCGATCTATACATCGTGTGCTTAATCTTGTAGTCATCACAGGAAATAGTTAGTCTTTGAAAGTGGTTATACAAAAAAGTGATAGGGAAATGAAGAAGTGAGGATGCGTTTTCAGAAATCAAGGTATTTCCATTGTTTTGCCTCAATTCTCATGTATGCAAGTAAAGTTTCTTAAAAGCTGCGTTTTATACTTGAATTGTTTTTGCTCATGTTTGGAGCTGTGAAGGATTTTTTCCAATGGAAGAAATTGTTACATTAGTCCATTTGTCTTCTACTATATTGTACTCTTCATatataatttactcaattttaatTGGGATGGAATGAGAGTTGcatgttatttgttttatttacttttttaaaaaattgccaGGTGTcatgaaatatatttttgttgTTAATACCAGAAAATGTATTGAAGCACCGCATGAAAATTTAAACACATGATATGAAGACACATAATATATCAATGTTTATATAGGTATAGCGaaagtagaaatatttaacaGAAAAATAACACGAGCGTTGATCATGGCACTGGACACTAGAATGGTTGCCCTATTCTTGGTCTTTGATATAAATagtactctctctctctctatatctATATATTGGCGGTGCATTATGCATGTTCTGTCTTTTAAAAGTATTTGGTTGGATTTTTGTGGATAGAAAAATTGTTGGAAAAGCTTACTCCTATGTACACATTTGACTTGGCTTGATTCCATTTAATGGGCTACAAGACACcaatgagaattttttttataaaatgttttagtTACATTCTTATATCAATCATGTTAttcattaatatataaaattttatgtaacataatttaaaaaaacagtAAAATGTTGTCacataactttttaaattaaaaattaaaaataaagtaaaatatataaaaaaaagaagaagaaagaatgtgaatgataatttttgtaaaaattttgaatatctcaaaatcatgatttttacaatatttatttttatttaaaattttctttctaaatCATGTCACataaaattaatgattttaataaaaaaaccttattaatataacatcGATAACTTAAAgatgtgtttaaaatattttaaagctcAATATATGTATACACTCATTAGAGGTGGATATGATGAGTTCGGCTGAATTTGAGTGGGCATTGTCGGACTCATCACGGGTTTCAATTTTCGGAAAAGGAACAAGTTGAGTTAGCAGGGCAGGAGGGACATTCTTTTCAACCTAACTGTCGATAACTAAGCTGTACACTGCCGTAAAAGCTAAATCAGCTAGCTCGTCAAAACACGTAAGCGTGTATTTGACAGGCATGCTAGCTAGCTGGAATTTatccatatatttatatattatagatagatagatagatagatagatagatagccAAATGATTGTTTCATAAAGCTGAAATATTTGTAGGTACGTAGAAGAACCTTCTTTAACTTACTACTTCACGCCAACCACCATTGACCAAATATCCACATTCCACAAGCTGTTTTGCATAGCTATTAGCTAACTTCAAAATACTCTCCCCTTTCTCTTTACCATATTGCAGACTGAAGAAGCTTGGCAATTGCAGGCTGTGAAAGAAAAGAACGTAAGTAATGAtaatgtattaaaaaataaagaaaataaatttgtatGTGGAAATcttttcaggaaaaaatcacgggtagaggagaagataattcagTATGTCGAATTCGAAATGATTATAAGAGGAGTAAACTATgcttatttataggcttgtaaaaacATATTCTAATAGAAGGGGTGTAGTAAGATTAAAAGACCTTATTCgaattaatatcaaatagatggggtttaataatatttaaaaaaccttattctaaaataaaataaaagaattgtagttctatatggattttacttttatattattttacaactgtattttatttaaataatgattcgggtcattcaattcaattcaatgaacaagttcttcattgcgaactctcaacgaacaagttcttcatcgcgaactctcaacgaacaagttctccaccccTTCCATAAAACCCTTTAAGGGTTTaatttcaacaatgaacaccaaccaagtttcAGCAATGCTCAAATTtagttataggaagtgacttagtcatcatatctgcaggattttcatgagtactaattttgctcacaacaatatcaccacgagcaataatatcacaaacaaAGTGATACTAAAATCAATGTTTTTTGTTCTCtccatgaaacatttgatcttttgtaaggaagatgacactctgattgtcacaaaatattgtactgatttgaaggtcttcattgagttcactaaagagtcccttcaaccaaatgacttctttacaagcctcagtaatcaccatgtactcagcttcagtggtaggcAAAGCgattgtagtttgcaaagtgactttccaactgattgcacaacctccgattgtaaagacataacctatgagagatcttcttctatcaagatCTCCagtaaaatcagcatcaacatacccaatgactccatctctagttcttccaaactgtaagcaaacatcagtagtaccttgtaagtatcttacaatccactgaactgctttccagtgttctttaccgggattcgccatgtatctgctaacggcactgactgcatatgataaatctggacgtgaacaaaccataacatacatgagatatcccactacactagaatatgaaacatgtgacatgcactcaatctcatcatctgattgtggagacaaagccgataaaATTCTGAAAtcggctgctaaaggagtactaacaggtttAACACTCTACATATTGAacttgcaaagaactttctcaatgtaccccttttgacttaggtacaatttacttgcttttctatctatGAGAATCTACATACCAAGTATCTTTTTTGCTGGTCCCAAttttttcatctcaaattctttacttagttgggctttgacatttcttatctctcatttatcttttgctactatcaacatgtcatcaacataaatgagtagatgcacaaaagaaccatcactatttttcttaaagtaaacacaactgtcaaagctacttcttttgaaattatgagaagtcataaaggaatcaaacctattgtaccactgtcttggtgactatttcaaaTCGTAAATGGACTTTTTCAGCAaacaaacatagtcctctttttctgagactgtaaaaccttCTGGCTATTACATGTAAATATCCTcatcaagttctccatgcaaaaatatagtttttatatctaactgctcaagctccaaatcatgcatggccataataccaaggaaagcttgaatcgaactatgcttcacaactagagAGAACATATCTGTGAAGTCAACTCCtgaaatttgactgtaaccctttacaacaagccttgctttatatctgggttctttaaCTCCTgaagtcccttctttctttttaaacacccatttacaacgaacaacctttttacctttaggaaatTTCACAAGATaccatgttttgtttttttagagtgattccatctcctatTGCATAGTAAACATCCACTTCTCTaggtcttcacagctaaccgcctcagaataattagatgactcttggtttgcatctatatcttcagccacatttaaagcataagcaactagatcagcctcggcatacttctttggaggtttaaactctcttctagttctatttttggcgatagagtattgtgatGAAGAATCaactttattctgaatttttgtactggcttgaggagtcggcTCTGTTGTAAATTCttgattaatctgatgctccacctgcttttgatcttctttattggaagagttttTAAGAAATAAGCTaagtagcatagcagtttcataaaaaacaacatctttgctaatcacaacttttctatttttaggataccataacttatacccttttacaccagctttataatcaagaaaaacacatttaatggatcttggtttcaattttccattatcaacatgagcataggcaggacacccaaagatctttaaattagaatagtcagcaggattaccagaccatgcctcttgtggagtctttttctcaatggcaacgaatGGAGATCAGTTGATAAAAAAACATACAGTAGAGGCTGTTTCGGCCGAAAacaactttggtaagttggcatttgacaacatatatTGAACCTTCTCTATGATCGTTCTATTCATTCGTTCTACAACGCCATTTTGCTATGGAGTATgacaaactgtcaagtgtctcacgatcctttCTGACTTGTACAAtttattaaattcatcaaaatagaactctaagccattgtctgtgtggaggtattttatttgttttcctatCTGTTTTTCTAtaatagttttccaagacttaaatgcggaaaacacatcgcttttatGCTTCAGGAGAACGcctaaacttttctggaaaaattatcaataaaagtaaacatataattagctccacctctcgaaggcactttt contains:
- the LOC107922549 gene encoding probable protein S-acyltransferase 23; this encodes MASSEIEVVPSESEPKTTQQQNSTQQIAIIDVFSASAYGDFDKLRKFVEEDGASLATPDGNSYYALQWAALNNFSDIAQYIIDHGGNVNATDNNQQTALHWAAVKGSIAVADVLLQNGARVEAADLNGYRAVHIAAQYGQTAFLNHIVAKYHAEYDAPDNCGRSPLHWAAFKGFSDTIRLLLFRDAFQGKQDIEGCTPLHWAALRGNVEACMVLVHAGTKQELWVKDKAGNTPLKLASDKGHRQIALLLSKAERANSKRLFDKIHGGKMGEVGYAPILFCVIIVLIILFINSVLATPTLPKVTAIVGLWGWIGVSLGIGSLIMFYRCCSKDPGYIKKSRRLDGYEDTEDPLLNIELNNASVWTGNWDQLCPTCKIIRPVRSKHCPICKHCIEQFDHHCPWISNCVGKRNKWDFFVFICMGTLTSFIGAFVAVQRIWTAIPALSAGKTWIHLVIDHHPGIVAFLLLDALVLTSATTLTIIQATQIARNITTNEVSNAIRYRYLHGPEGRFRNPYNHGCRKNCTDFFIRGYTDDEIAWPPLQSVAS